In Desulfomonile tiedjei DSM 6799, a genomic segment contains:
- a CDS encoding ABC transporter ATP-binding protein: MTDYVLRIEHLSKSFEGSQVFNDVNFAVEQGELSSIIGPNGAGKTTLFNLITGYHVPDAGQVVFRGQNLVGLQPYDIVRLGMARAFQRTNIFPRMTVLENVVASVISRNQGNLDMVKPVDSLRSVHKRAFEILDSVELADMAHRQSGILAHGNQKRLDIAVALALEPALLLLDEPTQGMSPDERWQTVNLVKQLWEDLKITMVFIEHDMDIVFGISQKVRVLCYKSLLAEGTPSEISANRQVIEAYLGEEV; encoded by the coding sequence ATGACCGATTACGTACTTCGGATTGAGCACTTGTCCAAGTCGTTTGAAGGAAGTCAGGTCTTCAACGATGTAAATTTTGCAGTGGAACAAGGCGAGCTGAGTTCCATAATCGGCCCGAATGGTGCAGGAAAGACCACGCTTTTTAATTTGATCACAGGGTATCATGTGCCGGATGCAGGGCAGGTGGTCTTTCGAGGTCAAAATCTTGTGGGTTTGCAGCCGTACGATATTGTTCGCCTCGGCATGGCACGGGCTTTCCAAAGAACAAACATCTTTCCTCGCATGACGGTTCTGGAAAACGTCGTGGCATCGGTGATCAGTCGTAACCAGGGTAATCTGGACATGGTCAAACCGGTGGATAGTCTGAGATCCGTGCATAAGAGAGCATTCGAAATTCTCGACAGCGTAGAGCTCGCTGACATGGCTCACCGGCAGAGCGGCATCCTTGCACACGGTAACCAGAAAAGGCTCGATATTGCTGTTGCTCTTGCTCTTGAGCCTGCGCTTCTCCTTCTGGACGAACCGACTCAGGGGATGAGTCCTGACGAACGATGGCAGACCGTAAACCTGGTGAAGCAATTGTGGGAAGATTTGAAGATAACTATGGTCTTTATCGAGCACGATATGGACATTGTCTTCGGTATTTCCCAGAAAGTGCGGGTGCTCTGTTACAAGTCACTTCTCGCGGAAGGAACCCCAAGCGAAATATCGGCCAATCGTCAGGTTATTGAGGCCTATTTGGGGGAAGAGGTCTAA
- a CDS encoding ABC transporter ATP-binding protein has protein sequence MLLQVKGINTYYGLSHILFDVSLEVDRGEVVVLLGRNGAGKTTTMRSIMGLTAPKNGTVTYHDQDITGLSPYKVARLGMGFVPEDRRIFPDLTVRANLEVGLKKSRNNDNKWTFERVFDLFPRLKELSRRRGGTLSGGEQQMLTIARTLMGNPDLLLLDEPSEGLAPIIVKSLGEFIDRIKQEGMTVLLSEQNVKFSLKHSDRAYIVDSGHIKYQGSIKDLEKDEDVKKRYLAV, from the coding sequence ATGCTGCTTCAGGTCAAAGGAATCAACACGTATTACGGGTTAAGCCACATCCTTTTCGATGTGTCGCTGGAAGTGGACCGAGGTGAAGTGGTGGTCCTGCTCGGCAGGAACGGAGCGGGAAAAACTACGACCATGCGCAGTATCATGGGGTTGACTGCACCGAAGAACGGCACTGTCACGTACCACGACCAAGACATAACAGGGTTGTCTCCGTACAAAGTAGCGCGACTCGGCATGGGGTTTGTTCCCGAGGATCGCCGCATTTTTCCCGACCTAACAGTACGGGCAAATCTTGAAGTAGGATTGAAGAAATCCAGGAACAACGACAACAAGTGGACATTCGAAAGAGTTTTCGATCTGTTCCCGCGGCTGAAAGAACTCTCAAGGCGACGTGGAGGAACTCTGAGTGGCGGCGAACAGCAGATGCTTACCATTGCTCGGACACTCATGGGAAACCCCGATCTGCTGCTTCTGGATGAACCATCCGAAGGGCTGGCTCCTATTATCGTCAAATCGCTCGGTGAATTTATCGATCGCATCAAACAGGAAGGAATGACCGTGCTGCTGTCTGAACAGAACGTCAAGTTTTCCCTCAAACATTCCGACAGGGCGTACATCGTCGACAGCGGTCACATAAAGTATCAGGGGTCCATAAAAGACCTGGAAAAAGATGAAGACGTGAAGAAACGCTATCTGGCGGTATGA
- a CDS encoding Gfo/Idh/MocA family protein: MTDKNRANLRIGVIGVGTMGQHHARIVSQTSRITLAGIYDPDPARAAEISSRHGCVCFTDLNDLLKESDAVCIAAPTVTHLELGTVCLEHGLHVLMEKPLAHDAASASQLVEIARKADVILMVGHVERYNPAVIAMMSTLAEAREEIISIDCRRLAPFDGTRCIDADVLFDLMIHDVDLALEIADSPIESITASGRPVFSDKTDVANARMLFRNGATAAFWTGKCSPKKVRTITVTTPRRYLVADTIANTLHMHVADRLPAMESGICLMGDIRSEEISVPRLEPLRSELEDFFNAVQCSSCPVVHGERALWAMQALDLVALSISRSGELVKPDADT, translated from the coding sequence ATGACTGACAAAAACCGGGCCAATCTGAGAATCGGCGTCATCGGCGTGGGCACCATGGGGCAACATCATGCGAGAATCGTTTCCCAGACATCCAGAATTACATTGGCCGGAATTTACGATCCCGATCCTGCAAGAGCTGCGGAAATAAGCTCACGCCACGGATGCGTCTGTTTTACCGATCTGAACGACCTTCTCAAAGAGAGTGACGCGGTATGCATTGCTGCTCCCACCGTTACCCATCTTGAGCTTGGAACCGTGTGCCTGGAACACGGGCTGCACGTCTTGATGGAAAAACCATTGGCCCATGATGCGGCTTCAGCATCGCAGCTCGTCGAAATCGCCCGAAAAGCCGACGTCATTCTCATGGTCGGACATGTGGAACGATACAACCCGGCTGTCATCGCAATGATGAGCACACTGGCCGAAGCACGCGAAGAAATAATCTCCATCGATTGTCGCAGACTTGCTCCCTTTGACGGGACTCGTTGCATCGATGCAGACGTGCTCTTCGATCTCATGATTCACGATGTTGACTTGGCTCTTGAAATTGCAGATTCACCCATTGAGAGTATTACCGCATCGGGTAGACCGGTTTTTTCCGACAAAACCGATGTGGCGAATGCGAGAATGCTGTTTCGTAATGGAGCCACCGCAGCATTCTGGACAGGAAAATGTTCTCCGAAAAAAGTGCGGACCATAACTGTCACTACCCCCAGGCGGTACCTTGTGGCCGATACCATTGCCAACACACTACACATGCATGTAGCGGATCGGCTTCCTGCTATGGAGTCGGGTATTTGCCTCATGGGGGACATACGATCTGAAGAGATTTCAGTGCCTCGTCTCGAGCCGCTTCGGAGCGAGTTAGAGGATTTTTTCAATGCCGTGCAGTGTTCCTCATGTCCTGTTGTCCACGGAGAACGTGCGTTGTGGGCAATGCAGGCGCTGGACCTCGTGGCACTTTCCATTTCGCGATCAGGTGAACTCGTCAAGCCGGACGCTGATACATAG
- a CDS encoding ABC transporter substrate-binding protein yields MGRILFAIMALLIAAAPAIAADPIVLGAYLSMTGNVAAYGGMGWDGITIAKKMEPEVLGRPVEVKLVDTKSDKVESANAVSRLIEKEKVVAIIGEMISGNTLAGADHAERRKVPMVSPTATNPLVTQNRKYIFRVCFIDTEQGDVGAKVAVDQFKAKTAALIYDIQQDYSVGLATFFKREFTKAGGKIVSETRFKSGDRDFTPQLSSIQASNPDVIYAPIYYTEAALLAKQAREMGLKAPILAGDGVQAPELIELGGPAVEGIYFTTHYHKDMVDNPRGKKWLELFKQEYGKEADAFTAMGADAYFIVLDAIKRAGSTDPQKIRDALVETKDFEGVSGKITMKPNGDPIKAMVLNKVQDGKFVFVRTIPPQQ; encoded by the coding sequence ATGGGAAGGATACTGTTTGCGATTATGGCGCTTCTTATCGCTGCAGCTCCAGCAATTGCCGCGGATCCGATTGTTCTGGGCGCGTACTTGTCCATGACGGGAAATGTTGCCGCGTACGGAGGAATGGGCTGGGACGGCATTACCATTGCAAAAAAGATGGAGCCTGAAGTCCTGGGACGGCCGGTGGAAGTCAAACTTGTGGACACCAAGTCCGATAAAGTCGAGTCTGCAAATGCCGTATCCAGGCTCATAGAGAAAGAAAAAGTGGTTGCCATTATCGGAGAAATGATCTCCGGGAATACCCTCGCGGGCGCGGATCATGCCGAACGACGGAAAGTGCCCATGGTGAGCCCAACTGCTACGAATCCGCTGGTAACTCAGAATCGCAAGTACATCTTTCGGGTGTGCTTCATCGATACCGAACAGGGTGATGTTGGAGCCAAGGTAGCTGTCGACCAGTTCAAAGCCAAGACTGCGGCGCTGATCTACGACATTCAGCAAGACTATTCCGTCGGACTGGCCACCTTCTTTAAGAGAGAGTTCACGAAGGCCGGAGGAAAGATCGTTTCCGAAACGAGATTCAAGAGCGGCGACAGGGACTTCACTCCGCAATTGAGTAGCATTCAGGCCTCAAATCCGGACGTTATCTATGCCCCCATTTACTACACGGAAGCAGCGCTTCTCGCGAAGCAGGCCAGGGAAATGGGACTGAAGGCTCCGATTCTTGCAGGGGATGGAGTTCAAGCTCCAGAATTGATTGAACTGGGAGGACCCGCTGTAGAAGGGATCTATTTCACAACGCACTACCATAAGGATATGGTTGACAATCCGCGGGGAAAGAAGTGGCTTGAATTGTTCAAGCAGGAATACGGGAAGGAAGCCGACGCATTCACTGCAATGGGCGCTGATGCCTACTTCATTGTGCTCGACGCGATCAAAAGAGCAGGTTCCACCGATCCGCAGAAAATACGTGATGCTCTGGTGGAAACAAAAGATTTCGAAGGAGTGAGCGGCAAGATTACCATGAAGCCGAACGGCGATCCTATAAAAGCAATGGTGCTCAACAAAGTTCAGGATGGTAAATTTGTCTTCGTGAGAACAATACCTCCCCAGCAGTAG
- a CDS encoding branched-chain amino acid ABC transporter permease produces the protein MVFGLTLGCFYGLLAIGYTMVYGVLRLINFAHGDLLMVSAYIAYFGIVVFCIPWPVGFGISVVLTALLGILIDRGAYRPLRRSPKISALITAIGISFLLENLALVIIGGRPKTFPTPSWFEGAISFAGLSIPRLSIWVVLVTAALLMMLMWILRYTRIGMAMRALSRDVETVRLMGVDADRVIAFTFALGSALAAAGGIMWCMKYPALEPFMGVIPGLKAFVAAVLGGIGNVMGAALGGLILGLGEILIVAIWPDWSGYRDATAFSILIIILLTRPTGIMGEDLPD, from the coding sequence ATGGTTTTCGGACTTACGCTGGGGTGCTTTTACGGGCTTCTGGCCATAGGATACACTATGGTGTACGGAGTCCTCCGCCTCATCAATTTCGCCCATGGCGATTTGCTCATGGTCTCGGCGTATATCGCTTACTTCGGCATCGTGGTTTTCTGCATTCCTTGGCCAGTGGGATTCGGTATTTCAGTGGTGCTGACAGCTCTTTTGGGTATCCTCATAGATCGTGGCGCTTACAGACCTCTTCGTCGCAGTCCGAAAATAAGCGCATTGATCACTGCCATAGGAATATCTTTTCTGCTGGAAAACCTCGCGCTCGTAATCATCGGAGGCCGTCCCAAAACCTTTCCCACGCCTTCCTGGTTCGAGGGAGCGATCTCATTTGCGGGTCTCTCTATTCCGCGGCTCTCCATCTGGGTGGTGTTGGTGACCGCAGCGCTGCTCATGATGTTGATGTGGATACTCCGGTATACAAGAATCGGCATGGCCATGAGAGCGCTTTCCAGGGACGTGGAAACCGTTCGGCTCATGGGGGTGGATGCGGACCGGGTGATCGCGTTTACCTTCGCACTGGGATCAGCCCTTGCGGCAGCCGGCGGGATCATGTGGTGCATGAAATATCCTGCGCTTGAGCCGTTCATGGGTGTCATTCCGGGCCTGAAAGCCTTTGTCGCTGCAGTCCTGGGAGGCATAGGCAATGTCATGGGGGCAGCTCTGGGAGGTCTGATCCTGGGGCTGGGAGAAATACTCATCGTGGCGATTTGGCCCGACTGGTCAGGTTACCGGGACGCTACCGCCTTTTCCATACTCATTATTATTCTTCTCACCCGCCCTACCGGCATAATGGGCGAAGATCTTCCTGACTGA
- a CDS encoding metal transporter has product MEKLNSGRVSNPASYASLVKMSTDRAMAAWEAVMEKAWAYHTKELFRYLSLSLGINGNGNAVNAYYSELMQALRTEVIDMPAAVKDIRREYGFHLESDAYVKVAETERMELYQVLPNARGVKVDPSMKPVMIAHPYVLGPNILAFLPGEGKSYVHSFANQGIPTYVRIIKNIDENPAVQTMTGEDDALDTRYFARILVKRHGKPVTLNGVCQAGFIFLADILTGRLDGLVDALITAASPADGTRSPGLKGFLNEIPRDFRTLGYSLKTLPNGNKVVDGQVMSWVYKLKSIESEFPLVSFYRDLDTFQEKIRKGIKLISKTTAAVGHWLLYDRTDLPLAITELSKISYSKPISRSGDLPFELFGQKLNLHSLTEKNIKLLICYGRDDKLVEPPSALAPLDYIPGEKTEFPKGHAAMFTSWSDPKSEYALHKRFQNGQRGPVRFHLDLDKEMSHSSPHEKVA; this is encoded by the coding sequence ATGGAAAAGCTCAACTCGGGTCGAGTGAGTAATCCGGCGAGCTACGCTTCACTCGTGAAAATGAGCACAGATCGTGCTATGGCTGCGTGGGAAGCCGTAATGGAAAAAGCGTGGGCTTATCACACGAAGGAATTATTTCGTTATCTTTCTTTGAGTCTTGGAATTAACGGCAACGGCAATGCAGTGAACGCCTATTACAGTGAATTGATGCAGGCCCTGAGAACGGAAGTAATCGACATGCCCGCAGCCGTGAAAGATATCAGAAGAGAATACGGCTTTCATCTCGAGAGTGATGCATATGTCAAAGTAGCAGAAACCGAACGTATGGAGCTGTACCAGGTGCTACCTAATGCTCGAGGAGTAAAGGTCGATCCCTCAATGAAACCGGTTATGATCGCTCACCCTTACGTACTGGGACCAAATATCCTTGCTTTTCTGCCGGGAGAAGGAAAGAGCTATGTCCACAGTTTTGCGAACCAGGGTATCCCGACATATGTGAGAATCATAAAGAATATAGACGAAAACCCTGCAGTGCAGACCATGACTGGCGAGGATGATGCGCTGGACACTCGTTATTTCGCTCGCATCCTCGTGAAGCGCCACGGAAAGCCGGTGACCCTGAATGGCGTGTGTCAGGCCGGTTTCATATTCCTCGCTGATATTTTAACCGGTCGGCTGGACGGATTGGTTGATGCTCTGATTACTGCAGCATCCCCTGCCGATGGGACCAGGAGCCCGGGCCTCAAGGGTTTCCTGAATGAGATTCCCAGGGATTTCCGTACTCTCGGCTATTCGTTGAAGACGTTGCCCAACGGAAATAAGGTCGTTGACGGGCAAGTGATGAGCTGGGTGTATAAGCTGAAGAGTATCGAGTCCGAGTTTCCGCTGGTCTCTTTTTATCGGGATTTGGATACGTTTCAAGAGAAGATTCGGAAAGGGATCAAGCTGATTTCGAAGACCACGGCTGCAGTCGGTCATTGGCTATTATACGATCGAACAGATTTACCGCTGGCGATAACAGAATTGAGTAAGATTTCTTACTCCAAACCCATTTCCCGATCGGGAGATTTGCCGTTTGAGCTGTTCGGACAAAAGCTCAATTTGCATTCTCTCACGGAGAAGAACATAAAACTGCTCATCTGTTACGGCAGAGACGATAAGCTCGTGGAACCGCCTTCAGCATTGGCGCCTCTGGATTACATTCCGGGAGAAAAGACGGAATTTCCCAAAGGCCATGCCGCGATGTTCACCTCGTGGTCAGATCCGAAATCCGAGTACGCTTTGCACAAACGATTTCAAAACGGACAGCGCGGGCCGGTGAGATTTCATCTGGACCTGGACAAGGAAATGTCACATTCATCACCCCACGAGAAAGTGGCTTAA
- a CDS encoding flavodoxin family protein, which yields MNPNILAIHGSPRRQGNTSTLLKRAVEGAMSMGANVEEITLRDLKMSPCLEIYGCKEQGRCVIRDDFQMVYDKLIKCDGLMLASPIFFYTVSAHTKIFMDRCQSLWVKKYWLASETAAAPNFENNPKKALFISVGATRGKKLFEGTLLTVRYFLDTLDMQLWRSLLYRGLDGAGEVLGFPEYLDEAYNSGADLCRALKQK from the coding sequence ATGAATCCAAACATACTGGCTATTCACGGCAGTCCAAGAAGACAAGGAAATACTTCGACGTTGCTGAAACGAGCAGTTGAAGGTGCAATGTCCATGGGAGCCAATGTTGAAGAAATAACCCTACGCGATCTCAAGATGTCTCCATGTCTTGAGATATACGGGTGTAAAGAACAGGGCAGGTGCGTCATACGGGACGATTTTCAGATGGTGTACGATAAGCTCATAAAATGCGACGGCCTGATGCTCGCGTCTCCTATCTTCTTCTACACTGTGTCCGCGCATACCAAAATATTCATGGACAGATGCCAGTCTCTCTGGGTGAAGAAATATTGGCTGGCTTCCGAAACAGCAGCAGCACCCAACTTTGAAAACAATCCCAAGAAAGCACTATTTATTTCAGTGGGAGCGACTCGCGGGAAAAAGCTCTTCGAAGGTACGCTGCTCACGGTCCGGTACTTTCTGGATACGCTCGACATGCAATTGTGGCGGAGTCTTCTATATCGTGGGCTCGATGGAGCTGGCGAGGTCCTCGGCTTTCCGGAATATTTGGATGAAGCCTACAATTCCGGAGCAGACCTGTGCCGGGCCTTAAAGCAGAAGTGA
- a CDS encoding Ig-like domain-containing protein, whose translation MKRAVFVCVFLLLPIFSFAQGQSVREFPPSVVKTSPQCGEIGVDAAATKQISVTFSKDMLDRSWSWGQVSADSFPKIIGQPRYIDPKTCVVDVELEPGKTYVVWINTGKLTNFKDTDGKPAIPYLLVFQTK comes from the coding sequence ATGAAGAGGGCTGTATTCGTCTGTGTTTTCCTTCTTTTACCTATTTTCTCGTTCGCTCAGGGACAGTCTGTTCGGGAATTTCCTCCGTCAGTGGTAAAGACAAGTCCTCAGTGCGGTGAAATTGGTGTCGATGCAGCAGCGACTAAGCAGATTTCGGTAACGTTCAGCAAGGATATGCTTGATCGAAGTTGGTCCTGGGGACAGGTTTCGGCTGATTCGTTTCCGAAAATCATCGGACAACCACGTTATATCGATCCCAAAACTTGTGTTGTCGACGTGGAACTCGAGCCTGGAAAAACATACGTTGTATGGATTAACACGGGAAAACTCACGAATTTCAAAGATACTGACGGAAAACCGGCTATTCCTTATCTCCTGGTGTTTCAGACGAAATGA